A DNA window from Phaenicophaeus curvirostris isolate KB17595 chromosome 11, BPBGC_Pcur_1.0, whole genome shotgun sequence contains the following coding sequences:
- the THUMPD3 gene encoding tRNA (guanine(6)-N2)-methyltransferase THUMP3 isoform X2 produces MAEAEPASAQEGAELTALIGATVPTGFELTAAAEVQEKLGSASSISRDRGKIYFEVPAQSLPQVHRLRSVDNLFVVVQEFKDYQFKENKEDALKDLEDLVKKLHWTDPLKIWELNNSLKKKKTKRKKHNLQSTASKEKLNGNGEEEGTDQKDASKQENCAQNTAGVEATSSQDTETIQEVASRNDDEEEEEDNEQADAKDDLQTGSGSKTKAGDSETSEGEAKVLKFRVTCNRAGDKHCFTSNEAARDFGGAVQEHFQWKADMTNFDVEVLLNIHNNEVVVGIALTEESLHRRNITHFGPTTLRSTLAYGMLRLCDPQPTDIIVDPMCGTGAIPIEGATEWPSCYHIAGDNNPQAVKRAANNIGSLLKRNENKESSTSSGIPLDIIQWDICNLPLRTGSVDIIVTDMPFGKRLCHEWDTSGAKVRPYG; encoded by the exons ATGGCGGAGGCCGAGCCGGCCTCGGCCCAGGAGGGCGCGGAGCTCACGGCCCTTATCGGCGCCACCGTGCCCACCGGGTTCGAGCTGACGGCGGCCGCGGAGGTGCAGGAGAAGCTGGGCTCGGCCTCCAGCATCAGCAGGGACCGGGGCAAGATCTACTTCGAGGTCCCGGCCCAGAGCCTGCCGCAG GTCCATCGTCTGAGGTCAGTGGATAATTTATTTGTTGTCGTTCAGGAGTTCAAAGACTatcaatttaaagaaaacaag GAAGATGCTCTAAAGGATTTGGAAGATTTGGTTAAAAAATTGCATTGGACTGATCCGTTGAAAATCTGGGAGCTGAACAAcagcttgaaaaagaaaaagacaaaacgCAAAAAGCATAATCTGCAGAGTACTGCAAGCAAAGAGAAGTTGAATGGCaatggggaagaggaaggaacaGATCAAAAGGACGCTAGTAAGCAGGAGAACTGTGCCCAGAACACTGCAGGGGTAGAAGCCACCAGCAGCCAAGATACAGAAACGATACAAGAAGTAGCATCACGAAATgacgacgaggaggaggaggaagataaTGAACAAGCAGATGCTAAAGATGATTTGCAGACAGGTTCTGGGAGTAAGACCAAGGCAGGTGACAGTGAGACAAGTGAAGGAGAGGCAAAGGTGTTGAAGTTCCGTGTTACATGCAATAGAGCAGGAGACAAGCACTGTTTCACATCAAACGAGGCTGCAAGAGACTTTGGTGGAGCTGTGCAGGAGCACTTCCAGTGGAAAGCTGACATGACTAATTTTGATGTAGAG GTTCTTCTGAATATTCACAATAATGAAGTAGTTGTGGGCATTGCATTAACTGAAGAGAgtcttcacagaagaaatattacACATTTTGGACCCACAACTCTTCGTTCAACTCTTGCTTATGGCATGCTTAG GCTCTGTGACCCACAACCAACAGATATCATAGTTGATCCCATGTGTGGCACAGGTGCAATACCAATAGAG GGAGCTACAGAATGGCCTAGCTGCTACCATATTGCTGGTGATAACAACCCACAAGCTGTAAAGAGAGCAGCAAACAACATTGGTTCATTACtaaagagaaatgagaataaGGAAAG CAGTACTTCCTCGGGCATACCCTTAGACATCATTCAGTGGGATATTTGCAATTTGCCTTTGCGAACTGGCTCTGTGGACATCATTGTGACAGACATGCCATTTGGAAAGAG GCTTTGTCACGAATGGGACACATCTGGCGCAAAGGTCAGACCGTATGGGTGA
- the THUMPD3 gene encoding tRNA (guanine(6)-N2)-methyltransferase THUMP3 isoform X1, protein MAEAEPASAQEGAELTALIGATVPTGFELTAAAEVQEKLGSASSISRDRGKIYFEVPAQSLPQVHRLRSVDNLFVVVQEFKDYQFKENKEDALKDLEDLVKKLHWTDPLKIWELNNSLKKKKTKRKKHNLQSTASKEKLNGNGEEEGTDQKDASKQENCAQNTAGVEATSSQDTETIQEVASRNDDEEEEEDNEQADAKDDLQTGSGSKTKAGDSETSEGEAKVLKFRVTCNRAGDKHCFTSNEAARDFGGAVQEHFQWKADMTNFDVEVLLNIHNNEVVVGIALTEESLHRRNITHFGPTTLRSTLAYGMLRLCDPQPTDIIVDPMCGTGAIPIEGATEWPSCYHIAGDNNPQAVKRAANNIGSLLKRNENKESSTSSGIPLDIIQWDICNLPLRTGSVDIIVTDMPFGKRIGSKKKNWDLYPSCLMEMGRICTPGTGRAVLLTQDKKCFAKALSRMGHIWRKGQTVWVNVGGLHAAVYLLKRTWERAEEKRSFW, encoded by the exons ATGGCGGAGGCCGAGCCGGCCTCGGCCCAGGAGGGCGCGGAGCTCACGGCCCTTATCGGCGCCACCGTGCCCACCGGGTTCGAGCTGACGGCGGCCGCGGAGGTGCAGGAGAAGCTGGGCTCGGCCTCCAGCATCAGCAGGGACCGGGGCAAGATCTACTTCGAGGTCCCGGCCCAGAGCCTGCCGCAG GTCCATCGTCTGAGGTCAGTGGATAATTTATTTGTTGTCGTTCAGGAGTTCAAAGACTatcaatttaaagaaaacaag GAAGATGCTCTAAAGGATTTGGAAGATTTGGTTAAAAAATTGCATTGGACTGATCCGTTGAAAATCTGGGAGCTGAACAAcagcttgaaaaagaaaaagacaaaacgCAAAAAGCATAATCTGCAGAGTACTGCAAGCAAAGAGAAGTTGAATGGCaatggggaagaggaaggaacaGATCAAAAGGACGCTAGTAAGCAGGAGAACTGTGCCCAGAACACTGCAGGGGTAGAAGCCACCAGCAGCCAAGATACAGAAACGATACAAGAAGTAGCATCACGAAATgacgacgaggaggaggaggaagataaTGAACAAGCAGATGCTAAAGATGATTTGCAGACAGGTTCTGGGAGTAAGACCAAGGCAGGTGACAGTGAGACAAGTGAAGGAGAGGCAAAGGTGTTGAAGTTCCGTGTTACATGCAATAGAGCAGGAGACAAGCACTGTTTCACATCAAACGAGGCTGCAAGAGACTTTGGTGGAGCTGTGCAGGAGCACTTCCAGTGGAAAGCTGACATGACTAATTTTGATGTAGAG GTTCTTCTGAATATTCACAATAATGAAGTAGTTGTGGGCATTGCATTAACTGAAGAGAgtcttcacagaagaaatattacACATTTTGGACCCACAACTCTTCGTTCAACTCTTGCTTATGGCATGCTTAG GCTCTGTGACCCACAACCAACAGATATCATAGTTGATCCCATGTGTGGCACAGGTGCAATACCAATAGAG GGAGCTACAGAATGGCCTAGCTGCTACCATATTGCTGGTGATAACAACCCACAAGCTGTAAAGAGAGCAGCAAACAACATTGGTTCATTACtaaagagaaatgagaataaGGAAAG CAGTACTTCCTCGGGCATACCCTTAGACATCATTCAGTGGGATATTTGCAATTTGCCTTTGCGAACTGGCTCTGTGGACATCATTGTGACAGACATGCCATTTGGAAAGAG GATAGGGTCAAAGAAGAAGAACTGGGACCTCTATCCATCCTGCCTTATGGAAATGGGTCGGATCTGCACACCGGGGacaggcagggctgtgctgctTACACAGGATAAGAAATGCTTTGCCAAG GCTTTGTCACGAATGGGACACATCTGGCGCAAAGGTCAGACCGTATGGGTGAATGTTGGTGGACTTCATGCTGCAGTGTATCTTCTGAAACGCACCTgggaaagagcagaagaaaaaagatcatTCTGGTAA